The Primulina tabacum isolate GXHZ01 chromosome 10, ASM2559414v2, whole genome shotgun sequence region gatcaaatatgaataaaaaaatttacataatTCCACTACCACATAACAGGTTGTTATCATTTAGCCAgcaaagaaagatttgaactaCCCCCAGTACTGTTTGATGCCGACTGTCATAATTTGTCCTATGAGGACAATGGCTGACACTATAAACCCTCTTCTATAGCACAAACTGTATTTTGTCGTAGTCATATTAATCAGCCATTGTCTTGAAGTTGAAAACAAAGAAACCTTGATCACCTTGTTTGCAGACTCAAAGTTCCAGCAATGTGCAGTCTCACTGGAGTGCAGTCTCACTGGAGTGCAGTCTCTGGTATTTACCTTTTGGTATTTTTTGCTACCAGAGGCTGGTTATTTCTTTTGTTCAATATAGCAGATATGCTGCACTTCATCGCGTAAAATTTCGAACTACTTTCCCAACTACCAAAAAGATACCATCATTCCACTAGGAATAAATTCCAGGAACGATCAAGAGTGAACAGAAAATTGTCCAGGAAACTTTAAGCTATTCATTTAGATGCATAGAAAGGGATGGTTCTATTGAATCCAAGACAGACTCTCATGAGCAGGAAAGCCCATCTATGGGAACTTCCTGGACCCCCAGGAGGGCAAGGCACAAAATCCAGAAATTTACATGGTTTGATTACAGAAGATGAAAAGTTACAGGGGATAACAAAAGACGAAGAGGAAAGATGATGAAAATAACAGAGAGCTTGGAGGAGTTATGCATCAGTTCTTTGCAGAAAAGAATAGTTGAAACTAATGGAACGTCTATGAAGTATATTGGAGTGAAAGTGTGGCAACGAGAAAACATCCATATTGGTACggtttttcaatatatatattttaataaaggaTAAAACAAGAAAAACAACAGTATGAAACTACACAATGACATCTTCTGACTGGTTTGAAATGTTACTGTTCAACCATAGGTACTGGCTCCTAGTGATATAAGATATATACAAATCAGATTGACAGGCATAAACAGGAAATAACCTGTACTTGATAAAAGTAAAAGAATAATGAAAGGCATCATATAACCAAAAGAAGAAAAAGGAAAGTAGGACAGTGTAAGAGGCCACAAACGTTATTGCAGTCTTGCGGTCATATAAGATTAACCACGGATTGATAGTAGGTAAAATGATCCCGCTAAAGGTCCAACTACATCAAAAGTATATTCATCAATGAAGTTACTTGGAAAACCAGAACTGATGACAGACACTTGTACTATTGCATGGTCTACAAAAAATACTGAAAGAAACTCTTCAGTTGCCTTCATATTTCGGATCAGTCATCACGAAATGATAAGCAATCACCAGCACAAATATAAAGACACCAAGAAAGTTGGCAAAGAAGCCCAGATCATTATCATCAATCATCTGTAACAATGATTGCAAAAACAAGGTCAGCATAGTAGATACTCAGAAAGCATCATAAGATTTCATAAATGGTTATACAAAATTCAAAGGAAAAGTATAGCAATTCTCAACAAGTGATGTGAACTTGATCGGGCATGATGTGGTAACACTCGGAAAagatttcaagaaattttgTTCTCCAATAATTGAAGATGAAGTATCGAGCACATTCAAGTGATCAAAGGAGTTCAAGGGAGCACCTCGTGGAATCGTTCCGGGCTGTCGCTCATTTTCGAGGCGCCACAGTGCAGTTTTGTATCACAGGAGCTGCAGAGGCAGCAAGGCACGTGCAGCTGGGCGCCACCACACGAGCACCTGTGCGCGGTGCGCCCCAGCCCGCACCAGCATGCGCACAAGACGCACGCCGCGAAGCAGATTAATTTCTGAAACCTAGTTTTCgagtttcttttatttttggaacTTTGTTTTACATATATGGATTGAATTTTGGACGAAAAACATAACTTTGATAATACTTTTTAGAATACATTGAAGCTTTGACTTTCTCCACATTTTAGTATATTCctaaaatcaaacttatcaaagtttaattacttagtggcgtttgtcaattgtttttcACGAAGATTGTCAAAGACAAATTTTTTGAAAGTTCCCATGAGATCAATTGTTCGtatttgtattatttgttactaaaCTTCATAGTTTAGGGGTGAATAcacgttacttgtttcaaagattgAGAGAGTTTCTAAAAAAATCTTTTTATTCACTAAATTGTGGGCACGACTACATCAAGTTCGTGTTTGCTTTACATGCATAAAAAGATTAATATCAGTTGGTACCATATCCCAGGTTCCTCTGATTCAAGTAATGATACCTTATGTATCATTTAGTAATCAGAGCAAGGTTTTGAGACAAGTTATTTCCTGTGTAAgctttaaaatttcaaatattccTTGGCTTATTGTCGTTACTAGAATCATAAGGATTCTACAAAATTCTTGTGTTTgagtttcttttgttttggGGATTTTTGATCGTATTGATATTCGTGGTTCTCATTAATTgtcaaaaaaatgaaaaagaattttCGACAAAAAAAGtcatttgattttaaaaaaagagaGATTTCGACCCAAAAAAAAGATCGATCaatacaaaacaaaataaaaatagaagaaaGAGTGATTCGAATTTTCTTGCTTGGACATTAGCAactaaaaaatttcttttaatgtGTGTGAGTCATATTCaggtatttcaaatttattgtttttgtcCAGTCAAGTGTCATGAAGTTTGAACTTGTAAGTTTGATGCACACAAGCTACAAAACATAAGTACCATTTCTACAAAATTCTCAATTTTGAGTGAATTATTTGTGTGCGAGTGTTTTATTCCTTAGAGTGACATGTGAGGTATTTGTAGCAGATAAAAAAAAGTGAGTGACTTGTTATGGACTGACTAGTGAGAATTTAGGTGAGAAACATACTCATGTTATTTTCTACTAACTTTTCTAGCAGGTACAACCACAGTTGTTAATAGCGCTCACCTCGCTCGCTTAAGCGCAAAGCGAGGTGACATGAATGCGTTTCGGGAAAATCCGAAGCGCATCAGGTGGATGAAGCGCACGCTTCTGAAAGTTGGGCGATCTCTTGTGCGCTTCATAGAAGCcgcacaattttattttttttagtctGCCCAAGTCCAGTGTTTAGATCAAGTGCAGCATCCAAATTTATGCCCAGCCCATCTGCATACTAAAATCTCTCAACAGATCGCCTCTGCCAGTCTGCCTATTGTCTCTACTCTGCGGCTCCGCTTCTACTTTGCGGCGAGGGCTCTGACTCTGCCTCTGCCTCGCCGCTCCGCCGTGCGGCCGCCGCCGCCGTGCTCCTTCTCATTTGTTACCTAAAAATTGGTTAACCCTAATTTTAGGAATTTCTGTAAAAAATTTAAactgtgttttttttatttttaataatataatggTGATTGGTATTtgtattttagtatttaatCGTGTCAAACACAACATTTCCATCAAATCGAAAGGATATTATTTGGGATTATGCAACACTTCCGGATCCTAAAAATCCAAATATTGTATGTTGTTTTTCTGGTAAAATAACAAATGATGGGATTTATCAGCACAAGCTGCATTTAGTTGGGGGCAATAGTAATGTGAAAGCTTGGCCGAAATGTCCGGAGCATGTTAAAGAAGAAATTAAAGAGTTCACGCAAAAAAAGAGTGTTTAAAGAATCAAATGGATGATATTTTCCTCATTTAGATGATATTCTTGAATTAAAAGAAGATAAAGATGAAGATGATATTCAAACTAAATGAAAGGGAAACGACCAATATCCGGTTCAAGTATCCCTCCTATAGTGCAGGGTAAAAGGTGTAAACAAGCCGGGCCTATTGATCTTTATTTTGTGAAAGATGTAGAAGAAATTGTCAGATAGAGACGTGCGAAAAATAAAGGTCAGTATGatgaaaataagaaattaagaGAAGATACAGTTCAGAAATTTGCTACGTGGATGTATGATGCCGGAATTCTTTTAATGTTGTTAAATATGATTCTTTGCAACTGTGTATTGATGTTATTGGGACTTTTGGAGTGGGAATGAAACCTCCAATATATCATGAAGTAAGAGTTAAGTATTTGAAGAAGGAGTTGACAAATACGAACCTGCTTCTCAAATCCCCGGAAGAAGATCATGCTAGGTATGGTTGTACAATCATGGCAGATGGGTGAACAGATAAAAAAAAGCAGAACtcttataaattttttagtAAGTTGTCATAATGGAAGCATATTTGTTGAATCAATGGATGCTTCAAGTTATTGTCACACTGCTGATAAGATGTACGATTTACTTTCTACATTTGTGAATCGAATTGGAGAACATAATGTGGTTAAATCGTAAATTGAATTAAAAtcagatttttttaatttttaaagtaaatttactttatttttttaggtCGTCTTATGGAAAACAATTTTCCACACTTGTATTGGACTCCATGTGTAGCTAATCGCTTAAATTTGATGCTtgaggaaatattcaaaatcCTAATCTCAAAAAATTGCATGAACGAGCATTGATGGTGAATGGTTATATTTACAATAGACCACAATTGTTGAGCATAATGAGGAAGTTTACTGGACAGAGAGACATGGAAAGAACTGCAAAAACACATTTCGCAACCGCTTTTTTGACTTAAAAGCGATTTCAAGTTCAACAAGCAAATCTGAGAAACATGTTCACATCTGAAAAGTGGACAAAAAGTCGATATTCTAGAGAGGCGGCTGGAAAACGAGTTGCAGAAGTGATATTGATGCCTTCTTTTTGAAAAACTACAGCTTTTGCATTAAAAGTTGGCGGCCCATTGCTGAAAGTATTACAGCTAATAGACGGTGAAAAAAAGTCACTAATGGGTTACATCTATGAGACAATGGACATAGCCAAAGAAGTTATCGCTgcatcatttaataataatgaaGAGAAATATCGTGGTATTTTTGAAATCGTCGACAAAAGATGGAACATTCAACTTCATCATCATTTGCATGCGGCTGGATATTTCTTAAATCCTGAGTTTTTTTAATCAATCGTGACATAGAAAATGATGAAAAAGTGTTGGAGGGTATGTACAAATGCATAGCTAGGTTGGTGCGAGACGAAGATTTACAAGATAAGATCACAGATCAATTGGATATCCTGCTTTTTTGTTTACCCATGGCTATCAGACAAAGAGCTTCAAAATTACCaggtaaataatatttaatacaatattaatttatttctcaAACATTACTTATATTATAGATACAAACTTTGAATGATAAGAAATttaatcttatatttttttgtgtttCAACTTTCAAGCTGATTGGTGGTCTTCTTATGGTGCATCAGCACCTGAATTAAAAacatttgcactgaagattttgTACCTCACATGCTCTTCTTCATGTTGTGAGTGTAATTGGAGTGTATTTATACATGTA contains the following coding sequences:
- the LOC142505557 gene encoding dolichyl-diphosphooligosaccharide--protein glycosyltransferase subunit 4A-like, with product MIDDNDLGFFANFLGVFIFVLVIAYHFVMTDPKYEGN